Proteins found in one Buchnera aphidicola str. G002 (Myzus persicae) genomic segment:
- a CDS encoding YchE family NAAT transporter → MNISFFDLSIYIKFFIGLCALVNPIGMIPIFTTMTNNQSFIERKKTNLIANFSASLILIISLFFGNNILNIFGISINSFRIAGGILIISIAFSMISGEFINKIKKEKDQKKEKKIENISVVPLAMPLIAGPGAISSTIVWSTYYSTWINLFICSLVIFLFSFICWLCFQAAPCVVQILGETGINIITRIMGLLLMSLGIEFISTGISAILPGLLN, encoded by the coding sequence ATGAATATTTCATTTTTTGATTTATCTATATATATAAAATTTTTTATAGGTTTATGTGCTTTGGTTAATCCAATTGGAATGATTCCTATCTTTACAACTATGACAAATAATCAGTCTTTTATAGAAAGAAAAAAGACTAATTTAATAGCTAATTTTTCAGCTTCGCTAATTTTAATTATATCATTATTTTTTGGTAATAATATTCTAAATATTTTTGGTATATCTATTAATTCTTTTCGTATTGCTGGAGGTATACTAATAATTAGTATTGCTTTTTCTATGATTAGTGGTGAATTTATAAATAAAATAAAAAAAGAAAAAGATCAGAAAAAAGAAAAAAAAATAGAGAATATTAGTGTTGTTCCTTTAGCCATGCCTTTAATTGCAGGACCAGGAGCGATTAGTTCGACAATTGTTTGGAGTACTTATTATTCTACTTGGATTAATTTATTTATATGTAGTTTAGTTATTTTTTTATTTTCATTTATATGTTGGTTGTGTTTTCAAGCTGCTCCATGTGTGGTTCAGATCTTAGGAGAAACAGGTATTAATATTATTACTCGTATTATGGGTCTATTACTAATGTCTCTTGGAATAGAATTTATTAGTACTGGTATTAGTGCTATTTTACCTGGA